From the genome of Lawsonella clevelandensis, one region includes:
- a CDS encoding DUF3710 domain-containing protein: MFGIGKKKKKAAAEPAPQTGDAGAVKEAASAEEAGTDATRSVPRSAHHQTRVDHGVGPFDESDGGLTELLDPNDEGLGIADFGAYAFVAPMDAQLQIETSADGNLAVHILVGNGHITMDAYSAPKSGGQWRMVASELADGLRAQGAKVSIQDGPWGREVVGTAPDSLIRFIGADGPRWMLRTVVVSNAADAEQSAEIARTVFAHTVVRRGMNAMPARTPIPLVLPTEILEQVQAEQLRQQEAAKVAAEQARRRMSADRGEALQQFDGPES; this comes from the coding sequence ATGTTTGGCATTGGAAAGAAGAAAAAGAAGGCTGCGGCAGAGCCTGCTCCTCAGACTGGGGACGCTGGCGCTGTAAAAGAAGCAGCGTCTGCGGAGGAAGCCGGAACCGATGCTACCCGCAGTGTGCCACGCTCTGCCCACCATCAGACGCGGGTAGACCACGGGGTGGGGCCATTCGATGAGTCGGATGGAGGGCTGACGGAACTTCTTGACCCAAACGACGAAGGACTGGGGATCGCAGACTTCGGCGCTTATGCCTTTGTAGCTCCAATGGACGCACAGCTGCAGATTGAAACGTCTGCTGACGGGAATCTTGCTGTGCACATCCTTGTGGGCAATGGTCATATCACCATGGACGCATACTCAGCACCGAAGTCTGGTGGCCAGTGGCGTATGGTTGCTTCCGAGCTAGCAGATGGTCTGCGTGCACAAGGTGCCAAAGTCTCTATCCAAGACGGTCCCTGGGGACGTGAGGTGGTAGGGACTGCCCCTGACTCACTTATTCGTTTCATCGGTGCCGATGGACCACGCTGGATGCTTCGCACAGTAGTCGTCAGCAATGCTGCAGATGCTGAACAATCGGCAGAGATTGCCCGAACTGTGTTTGCCCATACGGTGGTCCGACGCGGTATGAACGCAATGCCTGCTCGTACGCCCATTCCATTGGTGCTACCCACGGAGATTCTCGAGCAGGTCCAAGCAGAACAACTTCGACAGCAGGAAGCTGCAAAGGTAGCGGCAGAACAGGCACGTCGGCGTATGTCGGCAGATCGTGGCGAAGCACTCCAACAATTCGATGGGCCCGAGTCCTAA
- the dut gene encoding dUTP diphosphatase, with protein MSELTSGSCIVDIVRLDSKLPVPVRAHVGDAGVDLYSAETVVLEPGQRELVRTGIAIELPFGTVGLINPRSGLAAHNGLSIVNAPGTVDAGYRGEIKVCLINLDPHNSIRIKRGDRIAQMLVQRVEMFTFNEVDSLDDSERGEGGYGSTGGHSTLEES; from the coding sequence ATGTCCGAACTCACATCTGGCTCTTGCATCGTTGACATTGTCCGCCTCGACTCCAAGCTCCCCGTTCCTGTGCGTGCCCACGTCGGCGACGCTGGTGTCGACCTGTACTCCGCCGAAACCGTGGTGCTTGAACCCGGTCAGCGCGAACTGGTACGCACCGGTATCGCGATTGAACTGCCCTTCGGCACTGTGGGTCTCATTAATCCCCGGTCCGGTCTGGCAGCCCACAATGGCCTTTCGATCGTGAATGCTCCCGGCACCGTCGACGCCGGTTACCGCGGTGAGATCAAGGTCTGTCTCATTAATCTCGATCCCCACAACTCCATTCGCATCAAGCGTGGCGACCGTATTGCTCAAATGCTTGTCCAGCGCGTGGAAATGTTTACTTTTAACGAAGTCGACTCACTCGATGATTCCGAGCGTGGAGAGGGTGGCTACGGTTCTACCGGCGGTCATTCCACGCTGGAAGAAAGCTAA
- a CDS encoding DUF4193 domain-containing protein: MATDYDAPRNNDADGLESSSLEELQAGRGESQAGSAEIDEVDTAESYELPGADLSDEELTVRVVPKQKDEFTCGVCFLVQHISRLAYIDEDGTMVCQDCAG; encoded by the coding sequence ATGGCGACTGACTACGACGCACCGCGTAATAACGATGCCGACGGTCTTGAAAGTAGTTCTCTGGAAGAACTTCAGGCAGGACGCGGAGAAAGCCAAGCTGGCTCCGCGGAGATTGACGAGGTCGATACTGCTGAGTCGTACGAGCTGCCTGGTGCTGATCTGTCTGACGAAGAGCTCACCGTACGAGTCGTCCCCAAACAAAAGGATGAATTTACCTGCGGTGTTTGCTTCCTCGTACAGCACATTAGCCGGCTCGCTTATATCGACGAGGACGGCACCATGGTGTGCCAGGACTGTGCGGGATAG
- a CDS encoding 2-oxoacid:acceptor oxidoreductase family protein, producing the protein MVEVRIHGRGGQGVVTASDLLAFAAFEDGHCAQAFPSFGSERTGAPVVSYCRIRDTEIRTREPVLEPDLIVVQDPTLLAIMDVFSGLKPEGYALINSTKSIDELDLTELVESHLPGHIRVIPATDLAFQYVGRNVPNAVLLGAVTSFTDIVSMEAVEKAIRSKFPTPIAEKNIAAAQAAAELLSNEEVNASA; encoded by the coding sequence ATGGTCGAGGTACGAATTCATGGACGAGGCGGACAGGGTGTAGTCACTGCATCCGACCTCCTCGCATTTGCTGCATTTGAAGATGGCCACTGCGCACAAGCCTTTCCGAGCTTTGGCTCCGAACGCACTGGCGCCCCAGTGGTGTCATATTGTCGAATCCGTGACACGGAGATCCGCACCCGCGAACCCGTGCTAGAACCGGATTTGATTGTTGTCCAGGACCCTACACTCCTGGCAATCATGGACGTATTTTCAGGTCTCAAGCCTGAAGGATACGCCCTCATCAACTCCACAAAGTCGATTGACGAGCTTGATCTCACTGAACTCGTCGAAAGCCACCTGCCAGGACACATTCGTGTAATTCCGGCTACTGACCTGGCTTTCCAATACGTTGGTCGCAACGTCCCTAACGCTGTCCTACTGGGTGCCGTTACGTCTTTCACCGACATTGTTTCTATGGAAGCGGTCGAGAAAGCCATCCGTTCGAAGTTTCCCACCCCTATTGCTGAAAAGAATATTGCAGCAGCCCAGGCCGCTGCGGAACTTCTCTCTAATGAAGAGGTGAATGCCAGTGCTTAA
- a CDS encoding transketolase C-terminal domain-containing protein, translating to MPVLKQIEGSQAMAQAVAACKPQVVAAYPISPQTHIVEALSKLVKDGHLTGCEYLNVESEYAAMSASIGASAVGARAYTATASQGLLFMVEAVYNASGLGLPIVMTVANRAIGAPINIWNDHTDAMSQRDSGWLQLYAETNQEAADLHVQAFRIAEELSLPVMVCMDGFILTHAVEQVDVPEEEQVAQFLPPYEPRQVLDPENPMSIGAMVGPEAFTEVRYLAHHKQKQALKLIPRVQKEFEKVFGRSSGGLVHTYHCEDAETIIVALGSIVGTLKDVVDERREKGEKIGVLSICSFRPFPFETVGNILKNATTIISFEKAFQVGIGGIVSSHILDSLRVIDPDLQPKLYEVIAGLGGRNITKHSIHEMLASANANTLEPLTFLDLDRTLVEAELEREEAVRRSGPMAENMLRDVNTRANQAADARNN from the coding sequence ATGCCAGTGCTTAAGCAGATTGAAGGATCTCAGGCGATGGCTCAGGCTGTTGCCGCCTGCAAACCGCAGGTCGTCGCTGCTTACCCCATCAGCCCGCAAACCCACATTGTGGAGGCCCTTTCTAAGCTGGTCAAGGATGGCCACCTTACCGGGTGCGAATACCTTAATGTCGAGTCCGAATACGCTGCTATGTCAGCCTCTATCGGCGCATCGGCAGTGGGCGCCCGTGCCTACACCGCAACGGCATCCCAGGGCCTTCTGTTCATGGTTGAGGCCGTGTACAACGCCTCCGGCCTGGGCCTCCCCATCGTCATGACGGTTGCAAACCGTGCTATTGGCGCTCCGATCAACATCTGGAACGACCACACTGACGCGATGAGCCAGCGCGATTCCGGATGGCTGCAGCTCTACGCGGAGACCAACCAGGAAGCCGCTGACCTCCATGTGCAGGCGTTCCGTATCGCTGAAGAGCTTTCACTGCCAGTGATGGTCTGCATGGACGGCTTCATCCTTACGCACGCCGTCGAGCAGGTTGACGTTCCGGAAGAGGAACAGGTTGCACAGTTCCTGCCCCCATATGAGCCGCGCCAGGTACTCGATCCGGAGAATCCGATGTCCATTGGTGCAATGGTGGGCCCCGAAGCCTTCACTGAGGTTCGTTACCTCGCTCACCACAAGCAGAAGCAAGCTCTCAAGCTTATTCCGCGGGTTCAGAAGGAATTCGAAAAGGTCTTTGGACGCTCTTCGGGCGGACTCGTCCACACCTATCACTGCGAGGACGCCGAGACGATCATCGTCGCACTCGGCTCCATCGTGGGTACGTTGAAGGACGTTGTTGACGAGCGTCGTGAGAAAGGCGAAAAGATTGGTGTTCTGTCGATCTGTTCCTTCCGCCCCTTCCCCTTCGAGACCGTTGGCAACATTCTGAAGAATGCGACGACGATCATCAGCTTTGAGAAGGCCTTCCAGGTCGGTATCGGCGGTATCGTTTCATCCCACATTCTCGACTCTTTGCGTGTCATTGACCCAGATCTGCAGCCCAAGCTTTACGAAGTCATTGCCGGTTTGGGTGGTCGTAACATCACCAAGCATTCCATCCATGAAATGCTTGCTTCTGCCAATGCCAATACGCTTGAACCTCTCACCTTCCTCGATCTCGACCGCACTCTTGTGGAGGCCGAGCTCGAGCGTGAGGAAGCTGTCCGACGCTCTGGCCCCATGGCTGAAAACATGCTGCGCGACGTAAACACCCGTGCCAACCAAGCGGCTGACGCCCGCAACAACTAG
- a CDS encoding thiamine pyrophosphate-dependent enzyme, translated as MSEVSLPLPGMPSTRETSIPAREKVKFYQVGSYAVGNRLAEEQLRSVQSDPDRYNSLTSGHRACQGCGEALGARYALDTAMAVTDGQLIAVNATGCLEVFSTPYPETSWTLPWLHSLFGNAPAVAAGAAAGLRAQNKQGTRVIAQGGDGGTVDIGMGCLSGMFERNDDVLYLCYDNEAYMNTGVQRSGSTPATARTATTQPVGEHPGNEFGQGKDMARIAMAHEIPYVATATVADLRDLEYKVKKAMQYHGARYIHILVPCPLGWGSASRDTVKLARLATQTGLFPVYEAEAGEITSVMKIRRPVPVEEYLRPQRRFAHIFKNKDMETLARLQAIADRNIRRYGLIDAEGLDDDVLERVMSVGDDPEGRFARTVRDAAETTQANKEAQEHKQHILESKSGHKEK; from the coding sequence ATGAGTGAAGTAAGCCTTCCCCTCCCCGGTATGCCGTCTACTCGTGAGACCTCCATTCCTGCTCGCGAGAAGGTTAAGTTCTACCAGGTAGGTTCTTACGCCGTAGGTAACCGTCTGGCAGAAGAACAGCTGCGCTCCGTCCAGTCCGACCCCGATCGCTACAACTCGTTGACCTCCGGGCACCGTGCCTGCCAGGGCTGCGGTGAGGCCCTTGGCGCTCGCTATGCCCTTGACACCGCAATGGCGGTCACCGACGGCCAGCTCATTGCGGTCAACGCCACGGGTTGCCTGGAAGTGTTCTCGACTCCCTACCCGGAGACGTCCTGGACTCTCCCCTGGCTGCACTCGCTGTTTGGCAACGCTCCCGCTGTTGCAGCTGGCGCTGCTGCCGGCCTCCGTGCCCAGAACAAGCAGGGTACTCGTGTTATCGCCCAAGGCGGTGACGGCGGTACCGTCGACATCGGTATGGGCTGCCTGTCCGGTATGTTCGAGCGTAACGACGACGTCCTCTATCTGTGCTACGACAACGAGGCCTACATGAATACCGGCGTGCAGCGTTCTGGCTCCACCCCGGCTACCGCCCGGACTGCCACCACTCAGCCAGTTGGTGAGCATCCTGGTAACGAGTTCGGCCAAGGCAAAGACATGGCTCGTATCGCCATGGCTCACGAGATTCCTTACGTTGCTACCGCTACCGTCGCAGACCTGCGTGACCTCGAATACAAGGTCAAGAAGGCTATGCAGTACCACGGTGCGCGCTACATCCACATCCTAGTGCCTTGCCCGCTGGGCTGGGGATCGGCATCTCGTGACACCGTTAAGCTGGCTCGCCTTGCTACTCAGACCGGTTTATTCCCGGTCTATGAAGCAGAAGCAGGCGAAATCACGTCTGTTATGAAGATTCGCCGCCCGGTGCCGGTGGAGGAATACCTCCGCCCGCAGCGTCGCTTCGCACATATCTTTAAGAACAAGGACATGGAAACCCTGGCCCGCCTGCAGGCCATCGCTGACCGCAACATCCGCCGTTATGGACTCATCGACGCAGAGGGCCTTGATGATGACGTGCTCGAGCGCGTGATGTCGGTTGGAGATGATCCCGAGGGTCGTTTTGCTCGCACCGTTCGAGATGCTGCCGAAACCACCCAGGCTAACAAAGAGGCCCAGGAGCACAAGCAGCACATTCTCGAATCCAAGAGCGGACATAAGGAGAAGTAG
- a CDS encoding NAD(P)-binding protein — translation MTAPESKGTAPTSEPFAITLEVGSSLANETGSWRTERPVYVHNLPPCNKACPAGENVQEWLYHAEEGDYESAWREIMVNNPLPATMGRVCYHPCETACNRAQVDEAVGINAIERFLGDKAISEGWTVPLLQEETGKKVLVVGAGPSGLSAAYHLRRAGHTVTIRDAGPEAGGMMRFGIPSYRLPRGILRAEIKRIQDMGVTIELNSKVENVAEEIEHFDAIFLAVGAQIGKNVNIPAGSAATMVDAVSVLRDVTDADAEEKPLLGRRVYVYGGGNTAVDVARTARRLGASESVILYRRTRDQMPAHDSEVKEAEEEGVLMRWLSTVKHVDQGEIKIEKMELDENGFPQPTGEYETLQGDSLIMALGQDADLSLIENDDQIEISHGVVQVSDQMMTGHRGIFAGGDMVPSERTVTVAIGHGKKAARYIDAFLRDTEYHPAPKHADASFDRLSTWYYADAPVQVREKLEGARRASTFDEVVLGLDESSALFEARRCMSCGNCFGCDNCFGVCPDNAITKIKPGEYEFKYDYCKGCGICVEECPCGAIDFVPEQA, via the coding sequence ATGACTGCCCCTGAATCTAAAGGTACTGCCCCCACCTCTGAACCATTTGCTATCACGCTGGAGGTCGGTTCCTCCCTAGCAAACGAAACGGGCTCCTGGCGTACTGAACGTCCCGTCTACGTTCACAACCTGCCTCCGTGCAACAAGGCCTGCCCTGCCGGGGAAAACGTGCAGGAATGGCTGTACCACGCAGAAGAAGGCGACTACGAGTCCGCTTGGCGCGAGATTATGGTGAACAACCCGCTGCCCGCCACTATGGGTCGGGTGTGCTACCATCCCTGTGAAACAGCATGTAACCGCGCTCAGGTCGATGAAGCTGTCGGCATTAACGCTATTGAACGTTTCCTTGGGGACAAGGCGATCTCTGAAGGTTGGACCGTCCCCCTGCTCCAAGAGGAAACAGGCAAGAAGGTCCTGGTCGTTGGTGCTGGTCCTTCCGGCCTCTCCGCCGCTTACCACCTGCGTCGTGCGGGCCACACTGTCACCATTCGTGACGCCGGTCCCGAAGCTGGCGGCATGATGCGTTTCGGCATCCCCTCCTACCGCCTACCGCGCGGCATCCTACGTGCTGAAATCAAGCGCATTCAGGACATGGGTGTGACGATCGAGCTCAACTCTAAGGTGGAGAATGTGGCGGAAGAGATCGAACATTTCGACGCCATCTTCCTCGCAGTGGGTGCGCAGATTGGCAAGAACGTCAACATTCCTGCTGGTTCTGCTGCCACTATGGTCGACGCGGTGTCGGTGCTTCGTGATGTGACCGACGCTGATGCCGAGGAGAAGCCACTACTGGGACGTCGCGTGTATGTCTATGGTGGCGGCAATACCGCTGTTGACGTCGCGCGTACTGCCCGCCGCCTGGGAGCTTCGGAATCCGTCATTCTCTACCGCCGTACTCGTGATCAGATGCCCGCCCACGACTCTGAGGTTAAAGAAGCCGAGGAAGAGGGCGTGCTCATGCGGTGGCTGTCGACGGTGAAGCACGTCGATCAGGGCGAGATCAAGATCGAAAAGATGGAACTCGACGAGAACGGATTCCCCCAGCCGACTGGTGAATACGAAACGCTGCAGGGCGACTCTCTCATCATGGCGCTGGGCCAGGATGCGGACCTCTCCCTCATCGAAAACGATGACCAGATCGAGATCAGCCATGGCGTGGTGCAGGTAAGCGACCAGATGATGACTGGCCACCGCGGTATCTTCGCTGGTGGCGACATGGTTCCGTCGGAGCGCACAGTTACTGTCGCTATCGGCCACGGAAAGAAGGCAGCGCGCTACATTGACGCCTTCCTCCGCGATACTGAGTATCATCCGGCCCCTAAGCATGCTGATGCGTCCTTCGACCGGCTGTCCACCTGGTACTACGCTGATGCTCCTGTACAGGTTCGCGAGAAGTTGGAAGGCGCTCGCCGTGCCTCCACCTTCGACGAAGTTGTACTGGGCTTGGACGAAAGCTCTGCGTTGTTCGAAGCCCGTCGCTGTATGTCATGTGGTAACTGCTTCGGTTGCGACAACTGCTTCGGGGTCTGCCCCGATAACGCCATCACCAAGATCAAGCCTGGTGAGTACGAGTTTAAGTATGACTACTGTAAGGGCTGCGGTATCTGCGTCGAAGAGTGCCCCTGTGGCGCTATCGACTTTGTCCCTGAGCAAGCCTAA